From the Candidatus Krumholzibacteriota bacterium genome, one window contains:
- the plsY gene encoding glycerol-3-phosphate 1-O-acyltransferase PlsY, producing the protein MELLVNILFVSASGYLLGSIPTSFILGKILKGVDLREFGSGNLGAANTFRVLGAKAAVPVLIIDIGKGFLAVKAVSLFGIDSSTFIALAAFFAVLGHNYSIFVRFSGGKGVGTTTGVFLAIAPFAVAICLVVWLLLLFFTRIVSLASMSAALFLPISLILMRLFFGYETSIVIIALSIIVATAVIYKHRSNIRRLKLGTEKRIF; encoded by the coding sequence ATGGAATTATTAGTAAATATTTTATTTGTTTCTGCATCTGGTTATTTACTGGGATCCATACCTACAAGCTTTATCCTCGGAAAGATATTAAAAGGTGTTGACCTCAGGGAATTCGGTAGCGGAAATCTAGGAGCCGCAAATACATTCAGAGTGCTGGGAGCTAAAGCGGCTGTACCTGTGCTGATAATCGATATAGGAAAAGGTTTTCTGGCCGTTAAAGCTGTTTCTTTATTTGGTATTGACAGCAGTACATTTATTGCTTTAGCAGCATTTTTTGCTGTTCTCGGTCATAATTATTCTATATTTGTCAGATTTTCCGGAGGCAAGGGAGTCGGAACCACAACCGGGGTTTTTCTCGCGATCGCACCTTTCGCTGTCGCTATATGCCTGGTTGTCTGGCTCTTACTTCTTTTTTTTACAAGAATTGTGTCACTTGCAAGTATGTCAGCGGCATTATTTTTGCCTATTTCACTGATATTAATGCGTTTGTTCTTCGGATATGAAACAAGTATTGTAATAATTGCTCTCTCTATAATTGTTGCAACAGCAGTAATATACAAGCATAGATCTAATATAAGAAGACTTAAACTGGGTACGGAAAAAAGGATATTTTAA
- a CDS encoding NAD(P)H-dependent glycerol-3-phosphate dehydrogenase: MTTSKSKERKKEQITVLGSGSWGTTIAILLNENGHDVILWEKFPKLAEAIRRDHENKRFLPGISIPWSIKITSDLNEALENSKYIVFATPSHTIRDVARLTASQQNFDKNSIIIDAAKGLENKTLCRMSTVLSQELPQSKRLINCLLGPSHAEEVSRKMPTSVVVAGINRPVLEKIQNLFMTENFRVYTNTDIIGVELGVALKNTIAIAAGICDGLGYGDNTKAALITRGLAEIKRLAKKLGARKETLSGLSGIGDLIATCMSRHSRNRYVGEQIGKGKSLKEVLGDMVMVAEGVKTTKAAVRLGSAEGVELPIAEQVYSVLFHRKNPRKAMRDLMLRKAKKEMY; encoded by the coding sequence ATGACCACTTCAAAAAGCAAAGAAAGAAAGAAAGAACAGATTACCGTATTAGGTTCCGGAAGTTGGGGGACTACCATTGCTATACTGCTGAATGAGAATGGTCATGATGTTATTCTATGGGAAAAATTCCCAAAACTCGCGGAAGCAATAAGACGGGACCATGAAAACAAACGTTTTCTTCCTGGAATTTCCATACCCTGGTCTATTAAGATAACATCGGATTTGAACGAGGCCCTTGAGAATTCAAAATATATTGTATTTGCTACACCCAGTCACACTATAAGGGATGTAGCCCGTCTAACAGCTTCCCAGCAGAATTTTGATAAAAATTCTATCATAATTGACGCCGCTAAAGGACTCGAGAATAAAACCCTTTGCCGTATGAGTACCGTTCTCAGTCAGGAACTTCCCCAGAGTAAGAGGCTGATAAATTGTCTTCTCGGACCAAGCCATGCCGAAGAAGTAAGTAGAAAGATGCCGACTTCTGTGGTAGTAGCAGGAATAAATAGACCTGTACTTGAAAAGATACAGAATCTTTTCATGACTGAGAATTTCCGCGTTTACACTAACACTGATATCATAGGCGTTGAACTCGGCGTTGCTCTTAAAAACACAATAGCTATAGCAGCGGGGATATGTGACGGTCTGGGTTATGGAGATAATACAAAGGCGGCTCTTATTACAAGGGGGCTTGCTGAGATAAAACGCCTCGCCAAAAAACTTGGCGCCAGAAAAGAAACCTTAAGCGGGCTTTCCGGTATTGGAGATTTGATAGCCACTTGCATGAGCAGACACAGTAGAAATCGGTATGTGGGAGAACAAATCGGCAAAGGTAAAAGTTTAAAGGAGGTTCTGGGGGATATGGTAATGGTAGCCGAAGGTGTCAAAACCACGAAAGCTGCTGTGAGATTAGGTTCAGCAGAGGGTGTTGAATTGCCAATAGCAGAACAGGTCTACAGTGTTCTATTTCACAGAAAAAATCCCAGAAAAGCTATGAGAGATTTAATGCTTAGAAAAGCAAAGAAGGAAATGTATTGA
- a CDS encoding M23 family metallopeptidase, whose translation MFNENPTKRALLITAVLLFYFGCSEAPIYHGKLGRRSSKKKISTTNNPNPYIAIKFSPPVNNYSAGRITSSFGVRNSPNYKYKERHTGIDIDTTMGEPVVASASGKVAFAGRRNGYGKIIIVDHGKRIHTIYAHLSSILCKMGDYVKIGQKIGKAGKSGRTTGTHLHFEIRVKGNAVNPILYIDRTL comes from the coding sequence ATGTTTAACGAAAATCCAACAAAAAGGGCATTATTAATAACCGCCGTGCTGCTTTTCTATTTCGGTTGTTCCGAAGCTCCAATTTACCACGGCAAACTGGGAAGAAGAAGCAGCAAAAAAAAGATTTCTACCACTAATAATCCGAACCCGTATATAGCTATTAAATTTTCTCCCCCCGTAAATAACTACAGTGCCGGGAGGATTACAAGCAGTTTCGGAGTTAGAAACAGTCCAAATTATAAATATAAGGAACGTCACACCGGGATTGACATTGACACAACAATGGGTGAACCTGTTGTCGCCTCCGCTTCGGGTAAAGTTGCCTTCGCCGGCAGAAGGAATGGCTACGGTAAAATCATAATTGTAGATCACGGAAAACGTATTCACACAATTTACGCACATCTTTCTTCGATACTTTGCAAAATGGGAGATTACGTAAAAATCGGTCAAAAAATAGGAAAAGCCGGTAAGAGCGGAAGAACAACCGGAACACATCTTCATTTTGAAATCCGCGTGAAAGGTAATGCCGTAAATCCGATCTTATATATAGACAGGACCCTTTAA
- a CDS encoding MerR family transcriptional regulator encodes MTKFNNKLYYSIGEVSKLVGVKAHVLRYWESQFPVLKPRRSKAGNRTYRIRDIKYLLSIQKLLHENGFTISGARKKLKDSGNNPDVLIEQLNIPFSDPQNRKILLSVKKELAELKKMIDEL; translated from the coding sequence ATGACAAAATTCAATAACAAATTGTACTATTCAATAGGGGAAGTTAGTAAGCTTGTCGGTGTTAAAGCACATGTGCTTCGTTACTGGGAATCTCAATTTCCGGTACTAAAGCCAAGAAGGAGCAAAGCTGGAAACAGAACCTACAGAATCAGAGATATAAAATACCTTCTAAGTATACAAAAACTCCTTCATGAAAACGGTTTCACCATCTCCGGCGCGAGAAAGAAACTCAAAGATTCAGGAAACAACCCCGATGTTCTTATTGAACAGCTGAATATTCCCTTTTCTGATCCGCAGAATCGCAAGATTCTTCTTTCAGTAAAAAAGGAACTCGCCGAGCTAAAAAAAATGATTGATGAATTATAG
- the mutL gene encoding DNA mismatch repair endonuclease MutL, protein MASIKTLSEETAGKIAAGEIIERPKNIVKELIENSLDAGATKISITVKNGGKSYIEVKDNGVGIPQGEIAMATDNYSTSKISNFNDIENIKTLGFRGEALASIKSVSRLTIVSKSGGEDVGTKMVWKGDKFIERSPVPRKEGTTVISEQLFFNLPARMKFLSSDSAELRRITAFVQKFSLSFPQIGIVMNGNGREIFSFNPAELKDRTEDVFGSDIFRDLNYFDSESGRLRIFGYTSSAELTRGNRTLQHFFVNHRYVSNKVMGYALKRAYESVIPYNRFPVAVIFLEIPPDMIDVNVHPTKSEVRFKNERDIHSLIFSSIRNIVKGEKTISFQNKVESVYRSIFPAENESKNIRETGREESPSVTNIEYYKASKADGDMNDGVFRESPESLFEKGKDKSPFESTKLYWQLHDSYILIQIRGGMVIIDQHAAHERILYNQAKKNIAGDTPAIQSLLFPATIELTPGEYKKFEDYWEILPRIGFEVEPFGMRTIVVRGIPAGVKNWNEGLLLRDILGEIGRDKTELEEILKRFACHSAIRFGQKLTREEMENLVDRLFATDFPFTCPHGRPTILRVNLSDLEKRFNRSV, encoded by the coding sequence TTGGCTTCTATCAAAACGTTATCAGAAGAAACCGCCGGGAAAATAGCAGCCGGCGAAATCATAGAAAGACCTAAAAATATTGTCAAGGAACTGATAGAAAACTCTCTGGATGCGGGCGCAACAAAGATTTCTATAACCGTCAAGAATGGGGGGAAATCGTATATCGAGGTGAAGGACAATGGTGTTGGTATTCCTCAGGGAGAAATTGCTATGGCAACGGATAATTACTCGACCAGCAAAATTTCTAATTTCAACGATATAGAAAATATCAAAACTCTTGGATTCAGAGGAGAAGCCTTAGCGAGCATAAAATCTGTCAGCCGCCTTACTATAGTATCAAAGTCGGGTGGTGAAGATGTTGGAACAAAGATGGTCTGGAAGGGCGATAAATTCATAGAGAGAAGCCCGGTACCCAGAAAAGAGGGAACTACTGTTATCTCCGAGCAACTCTTCTTCAACCTGCCCGCGAGAATGAAATTTCTATCAAGTGATTCCGCCGAACTCAGGCGAATTACCGCCTTCGTTCAAAAATTCAGTCTTTCTTTCCCTCAAATCGGTATCGTTATGAATGGAAATGGCAGAGAAATATTTTCTTTTAATCCAGCTGAACTTAAAGACAGGACGGAAGACGTCTTTGGGAGCGACATATTCCGGGATCTAAACTATTTCGATTCTGAAAGTGGAAGGCTCAGAATCTTCGGTTATACTTCTTCCGCGGAATTAACAAGAGGAAACAGAACATTACAGCATTTTTTCGTTAACCACAGATACGTCTCAAACAAAGTTATGGGATACGCCTTAAAGCGTGCTTATGAATCTGTTATACCCTACAATCGTTTCCCCGTCGCCGTTATATTTCTTGAAATACCACCTGATATGATAGATGTTAATGTACATCCTACAAAATCAGAAGTCAGATTCAAAAACGAGAGAGATATTCACAGTCTCATATTTTCTTCTATACGGAATATTGTAAAAGGGGAAAAAACAATCTCATTCCAGAATAAGGTAGAATCTGTATACAGAAGCATATTCCCCGCCGAGAATGAATCAAAAAACATCCGAGAGACGGGGAGAGAAGAATCACCTTCTGTTACAAATATAGAATATTATAAAGCGAGCAAAGCTGACGGTGACATGAACGATGGTGTTTTTCGAGAATCCCCTGAATCCCTCTTTGAAAAAGGTAAAGATAAAAGTCCCTTCGAATCAACAAAATTATACTGGCAGCTTCATGACAGTTATATATTGATACAGATCAGAGGAGGAATGGTTATAATAGATCAACACGCTGCTCATGAGAGAATTCTTTATAACCAGGCAAAAAAGAACATAGCGGGGGATACCCCTGCTATTCAATCATTGCTTTTTCCCGCAACAATTGAGTTGACTCCCGGGGAATATAAGAAGTTCGAAGATTACTGGGAAATACTTCCCCGTATCGGATTCGAAGTGGAGCCGTTTGGTATGAGGACAATTGTTGTGAGGGGTATCCCGGCCGGAGTTAAAAACTGGAATGAGGGACTACTTCTGCGTGATATACTTGGCGAGATAGGAAGAGATAAAACGGAGCTTGAAGAAATTCTAAAACGTTTCGCGTGCCATTCCGCTATAAGATTCGGTCAAAAGCTCACAAGAGAGGAGATGGAAAACCTGGTTGACCGGCTATTCGCTACAGATTTTCCCTTTACCTGCCCTCATGGACGCCCGACAATACTCCGCGTGAATCTTTCTGATCTGGAAAAACGTTTTAACCGATCAGTTTAA
- the miaA gene encoding tRNA (adenosine(37)-N6)-dimethylallyltransferase MiaA, with the protein MKAIIIMGPTGIGKSDLAMKLALKLKGEIVCIDSKTIYKGINIGTSKPTEFDRSRVPHHMLDILDLDEKSNAAWFSKRARKIIGDIFSRGKTPFLVGGSGLYFKSILRGLFDINLSEDERKEFSESITNVETPELYKRLLKCDEESAERIHPNDLYRISRALEVYTLSGIPLSEHIRKQNESDIFNLQSVKIGLNTERSILHQRINNRVEKMIGNGWVDEVKNLLAAGIKPQWPGMQTLGYPEVISCLRNIIDYNEMKEKISARTRQYAKSQITWFKKEEKITWINTSMTDPYTAALKLLDREFLN; encoded by the coding sequence ATGAAAGCAATTATTATTATGGGGCCCACCGGAATAGGCAAAAGTGATCTGGCAATGAAACTAGCTCTTAAGTTAAAAGGGGAAATAGTCTGTATTGATTCAAAAACAATATATAAGGGAATCAATATAGGAACATCCAAACCAACAGAATTTGACCGTAGCAGGGTGCCGCACCACATGCTTGATATTCTTGATCTTGATGAAAAGTCTAATGCCGCTTGGTTCTCCAAAAGAGCGAGAAAAATAATTGGCGATATTTTTTCCAGGGGAAAGACCCCATTCCTGGTGGGAGGCTCAGGATTATATTTTAAGAGCATTCTCCGCGGCCTCTTTGATATTAATCTTTCGGAGGATGAGCGAAAGGAGTTTTCTGAAAGCATCACTAATGTGGAAACTCCCGAGCTCTACAAACGGCTTCTGAAGTGTGACGAAGAAAGCGCCGAAAGAATTCATCCAAATGACCTTTATAGAATATCCAGAGCCCTCGAAGTATATACACTTTCAGGCATACCCCTGAGTGAACATATCAGAAAACAAAATGAGTCTGACATATTCAATCTTCAATCTGTGAAAATAGGTCTTAATACCGAAAGATCCATTCTTCATCAGAGAATAAACAACAGAGTTGAAAAAATGATAGGGAACGGATGGGTTGATGAAGTTAAAAACCTTCTTGCCGCGGGAATAAAGCCCCAATGGCCGGGAATGCAAACTCTGGGGTATCCCGAAGTGATATCCTGTTTGCGCAATATTATTGATTACAATGAGATGAAAGAAAAAATATCAGCGCGAACGAGGCAATACGCTAAAAGTCAGATAACCTGGTTTAAAAAGGAAGAGAAAATCACCTGGATTAATACTTCAATGACCGATCCCTATACTGCTGCTCTCAAGCTACTTGACAGGGAGTTCTTAAATTGA
- a CDS encoding DUF512 domain-containing protein, with product MGVRIKKVLDETEIFHPGDEIIKINSFPVEDQLDMIFHMDDIGEIDLVIKKNDGRIMKETIESSSLSKIGVLFEEMNFIKCRSNCIFCFVDQMPKGLRGTLYKKDDDYRLSFLYGNYVTLNDIRREEIDRIIDYHLSPIYVSVHCVNKSIREYLFGRAIPNNILELLEGLADGGITIHAQIVVIPGINDGKVLEESIDKLSELYPACKSVAVVPIGLTKHRRNLQDIKGFDKDNAVKLLEWAENKDRQLTGWPETNQRFFYLSDEFFFLAGKKIPDNNYYGDFDQSANGVGMSRLFIEEIRSEIKNLRRQTNIASEFTVVTGKMGYNLISEYVIPLIERDLAGLKINLISVPNKLFGDSVTVSGLLSGRDIIEKVTKSENISGPIVLPPNSFNNEGLLIDNYSIADLRDELKKEIIVPESNFLENTIVKT from the coding sequence ATGGGAGTACGAATAAAAAAAGTCTTGGATGAAACAGAAATCTTTCATCCCGGCGATGAAATAATTAAGATTAATTCCTTCCCGGTTGAAGATCAACTTGACATGATATTTCACATGGATGACATCGGCGAAATAGATCTTGTTATAAAGAAAAATGACGGCCGAATCATGAAGGAAACTATAGAAAGTTCCAGTTTAAGTAAAATCGGAGTCCTATTTGAGGAAATGAACTTTATTAAATGCCGCAGTAATTGCATTTTTTGTTTTGTAGATCAAATGCCTAAGGGATTGAGAGGCACACTCTACAAGAAAGATGACGATTACAGATTGAGTTTTCTTTACGGTAATTATGTTACCTTGAATGATATAAGAAGAGAAGAGATTGACAGAATAATAGACTATCATCTTTCACCCATTTATGTTTCTGTTCATTGTGTAAATAAAAGTATTCGTGAATATTTATTTGGGCGTGCAATACCTAATAATATTCTGGAATTATTAGAAGGTTTAGCTGATGGAGGTATTACTATACACGCCCAAATAGTAGTAATTCCGGGCATAAACGACGGAAAGGTACTTGAAGAAAGCATTGATAAACTCTCCGAACTTTATCCCGCGTGTAAATCTGTAGCTGTCGTTCCCATTGGACTTACGAAACACAGGAGAAACCTTCAGGATATTAAAGGCTTCGATAAAGATAATGCCGTGAAACTTCTCGAATGGGCTGAAAATAAAGACAGGCAGCTTACGGGGTGGCCTGAAACAAATCAGAGGTTTTTCTATCTTTCGGACGAATTCTTTTTTCTCGCCGGGAAAAAGATTCCAGACAATAATTATTACGGAGATTTTGATCAGTCGGCAAATGGTGTCGGAATGTCAAGGCTATTCATAGAGGAGATAAGAAGTGAAATCAAGAACCTAAGACGACAAACTAATATTGCATCCGAATTCACCGTTGTTACCGGGAAAATGGGATATAATCTGATTAGCGAATACGTAATACCGCTCATCGAAAGGGATCTAGCTGGACTTAAAATTAATCTGATATCTGTACCAAACAAACTCTTTGGAGACTCTGTTACAGTATCCGGCCTGCTATCCGGAAGGGATATTATTGAAAAGGTCACTAAATCCGAAAATATCTCCGGCCCCATTGTTTTGCCGCCTAACTCTTTTAATAATGAGGGTCTGTTGATTGACAACTATTCAATCGCCGACCTTCGCGATGAATTGAAGAAAGAGATAATTGTTCCGGAAAGCAATTTCCTGGAAAATACTATAGTTAAAACATAA
- a CDS encoding glycosyltransferase family 2 protein — MFTVIIMEKCYENIAVVIPVYNESDHITAVVKEVKNYIKLENILIIDDGSDDGTADMAAELGVKVISHEKNYGKGRALITGFNEIKNSPDISALITLDGDGQHNPSYIPKFITKFLETGADIIIGNRMNKTARMPALRRLSNKITSLIISSLTGSKIPDSQSGYRLIRTSIIRNMIFKSTHFDTESELLLKAAKKEAKIGFIYIDTIYSEEKSKINPFIDTYRFLSLVLRRFFW, encoded by the coding sequence TTGTTTACAGTAATTATTATGGAAAAATGCTATGAAAATATTGCTGTGGTAATTCCCGTCTATAATGAAAGTGACCATATAACAGCGGTTGTCAAAGAAGTCAAAAACTATATTAAATTGGAAAATATCCTTATTATCGATGACGGATCAGATGACGGCACAGCTGATATGGCGGCAGAACTTGGAGTAAAAGTGATCAGTCACGAAAAAAATTACGGAAAGGGCAGAGCTTTAATCACAGGGTTTAATGAAATCAAGAATTCTCCTGATATTTCCGCCCTAATTACTCTAGATGGAGACGGCCAGCATAACCCTTCATATATACCGAAATTTATTACGAAGTTTTTGGAAACCGGCGCTGATATAATTATCGGAAACAGGATGAATAAGACTGCCCGAATGCCCGCTTTGAGAAGACTCAGCAATAAAATTACATCTCTTATTATAAGCAGTTTAACGGGATCAAAAATCCCAGATAGCCAGTCGGGATACAGACTCATCCGAACATCAATAATAAGAAATATGATTTTTAAGAGCACTCACTTTGATACAGAGAGTGAACTGCTTCTGAAAGCAGCGAAAAAAGAAGCAAAAATAGGTTTTATTTACATCGATACTATCTATTCGGAAGAAAAAAGCAAAATAAATCCATTTATTGATACATACAGGTTTTTATCGCTGGTTTTAAGGAGATTTTTCTGGTAG
- a CDS encoding small multi-drug export protein, with protein sequence MSAAFQALGRIPAEFIVFFIASLPISELRGAIPYALAIGISWQKAYIISVAGNFLPVIPILLFLGRISESLSNRYSFFDRFFTWLFERTRSKSELIERFEALGLILFVAIPLPVTGAWTGCAAAFIFRIPLRHAIPAIIAGIFISGTIVTLASLGVISFWGI encoded by the coding sequence TTGAGTGCAGCGTTTCAAGCTTTAGGCAGAATCCCGGCAGAATTTATTGTTTTTTTTATAGCCTCACTTCCCATATCAGAGCTTCGCGGTGCTATTCCATACGCCCTGGCAATCGGTATAAGCTGGCAAAAGGCCTACATTATTTCAGTTGCCGGTAATTTTCTTCCCGTTATACCTATACTGCTTTTCCTGGGTAGAATTTCGGAATCGCTGTCAAATCGCTATAGTTTCTTCGATCGTTTCTTTACCTGGTTATTTGAAAGAACCAGGAGTAAAAGTGAATTAATAGAAAGATTTGAAGCTTTAGGGCTAATTTTGTTCGTGGCTATACCTCTTCCCGTGACTGGCGCCTGGACGGGTTGCGCGGCAGCTTTTATATTTAGAATTCCTTTAAGGCACGCGATCCCTGCTATAATTGCCGGAATCTTTATATCAGGAACTATAGTCACATTGGCCAGCCTCGGTGTTATTTCCTTCTGGGGCATTTAA
- the der gene encoding ribosome biogenesis GTPase Der: MKQLRSVAIIGKPNSGKSTLFNRIVGGRQAITHAAPGVTRDTMREKTSWNGKEFTVVDTGGFDSEGDDTLQQEIRKRIVNSAVSADVIIFLADLKTGPTSEDMLLLKSVRKLRNKIICVVNKVESGNDEIESNDFYSLGFSRLFTISALHGRGIGDMLDEVVSRLQQPKDTFHSVDDDIIKIDLIGKPNVGKSSLVNKLVGKEENIVSEEQGTTRDTINLRFKYYGKDVVITDTAGIRRKSKKSRGLEGLTSLKSERSVENADIVLAVIDVSNNRITKQDIKIISLAHKARKGIIILLNKWDLVDKKDLDYPTFKKVIHKSIPFVEYAPIITVSAKTGTRIGNILPKCFEIQGERIKTIPTAKFNKFLNKVTSINPPGYYKGGIGKIFYGTQTDTKPPTFTLFVNNPSYFPRSYRRYINNQIRKVFTFEGTAVRIRFRSREH, encoded by the coding sequence ATGAAGCAACTCCGCAGTGTTGCCATAATAGGAAAACCGAATTCCGGGAAATCAACGCTTTTTAACAGAATAGTAGGCGGAAGGCAAGCGATAACACACGCGGCCCCCGGGGTAACAAGAGATACTATGAGAGAAAAGACCAGCTGGAACGGAAAAGAATTTACAGTTGTTGACACTGGTGGATTCGACTCAGAAGGTGACGATACGCTCCAGCAGGAAATAAGGAAAAGGATTGTAAATTCAGCCGTCAGCGCTGATGTGATAATATTTCTTGCGGATCTGAAAACAGGTCCAACTTCGGAAGATATGTTGCTTCTTAAATCGGTCAGGAAACTGCGCAATAAGATTATATGTGTAGTGAACAAGGTTGAGAGCGGGAATGATGAAATTGAATCAAACGATTTCTATTCCCTCGGTTTCAGCAGACTCTTTACAATAAGTGCTCTCCACGGCAGGGGAATAGGGGACATGCTCGATGAAGTAGTATCCAGATTACAACAACCTAAAGATACTTTTCATTCAGTCGATGATGATATCATTAAGATCGATTTGATTGGCAAACCGAATGTGGGCAAAAGTTCTTTAGTAAACAAACTGGTAGGAAAGGAAGAAAATATCGTATCTGAAGAACAGGGGACGACAAGGGATACTATAAACCTCCGCTTTAAGTATTACGGCAAAGATGTTGTTATCACTGATACTGCTGGGATAAGGAGAAAATCAAAAAAGAGCAGGGGACTGGAAGGTCTTACCAGCCTAAAAAGTGAAAGAAGTGTGGAAAATGCCGATATTGTACTCGCAGTTATTGACGTCTCAAATAACAGGATAACAAAACAAGATATAAAAATAATTTCACTGGCACATAAAGCTAGAAAAGGAATTATAATTCTACTGAATAAATGGGATCTTGTAGACAAGAAGGATCTAGATTACCCCACTTTCAAGAAAGTTATTCATAAATCAATTCCATTTGTAGAATATGCGCCTATCATTACTGTTTCGGCAAAGACGGGAACGAGAATAGGAAATATTCTACCAAAATGTTTTGAGATTCAAGGGGAGAGAATAAAAACAATACCTACAGCAAAATTTAATAAGTTCTTAAATAAAGTCACATCAATAAATCCACCTGGCTATTACAAAGGAGGAATTGGAAAAATATTCTACGGAACACAAACTGACACTAAGCCCCCTACCTTCACCCTCTTTGTAAACAATCCTTCCTATTTTCCTCGATCTTATAGACGTTATATCAATAATCAGATAAGAAAAGTGTTTACCTTTGAAGGCACAGCTGTTAGAATCCGATTCAGATCAAGGGAGCACTAG
- the surE gene encoding 5'/3'-nucleotidase SurE: protein MKDNINILVTNDDGIRASGLRALVDILSSIGNVIVIAPEVERSASSHSITLNKPLRVHEYGNSWFSVTGSPADCVIMAVYGIMDSKPDIVVSGINHGPNMGEDVIYSGTVAAAIEGYILGINSIAISVTSRKNRDFTVASSVSGMLVRKMIQKTIDDKLLLNVNIPYIGEDKFKGIKITSLGSRVYNDMIIAKKDPRGDNYYWIGGGKPGWRDEDKTDFQAVKSGFVSVTPISISMTDKERIPELESWDWGSF, encoded by the coding sequence ATGAAGGATAACATAAATATTCTAGTCACAAATGATGACGGTATAAGGGCCTCCGGTCTTAGAGCTCTCGTAGATATTCTAAGTAGTATAGGCAATGTTATAGTAATAGCCCCTGAAGTCGAACGCAGCGCATCAAGTCATTCTATAACACTGAATAAACCGTTAAGAGTTCATGAGTACGGTAATTCCTGGTTCAGCGTGACCGGTTCTCCGGCAGATTGCGTTATAATGGCGGTATACGGCATTATGGACAGTAAGCCGGATATAGTTGTCTCCGGGATTAATCATGGTCCTAATATGGGAGAAGATGTTATCTATTCAGGTACTGTTGCCGCTGCTATAGAAGGTTATATTCTGGGAATAAATTCGATAGCTATATCTGTTACTTCCCGCAAGAATAGGGATTTCACAGTTGCATCCAGCGTTTCCGGAATGCTTGTGAGGAAGATGATACAGAAAACTATTGATGATAAACTTCTTCTTAATGTAAATATCCCCTATATCGGAGAAGATAAATTTAAAGGTATTAAAATAACCAGCCTTGGTTCAAGAGTCTATAATGACATGATAATTGCAAAAAAGGATCCAAGGGGTGATAATTACTATTGGATAGGGGGTGGAAAACCCGGCTGGAGGGACGAGGATAAAACAGATTTCCAGGCTGTCAAATCCGGATTCGTCTCCGTTACTCCTATATCAATCTCAATGACGGATAAAGAGAGAATACCGGAATTGGAAAGTTGGGATTGGGGCAGCTTTTAA